The Arachis duranensis cultivar V14167 chromosome 2, aradu.V14167.gnm2.J7QH, whole genome shotgun sequence genome has a window encoding:
- the LOC107474395 gene encoding calcium-dependent protein kinase 1, with the protein MGNTCVGPSIKNGFLQSVSAAMWRSQSPDELASNRESVKEEATNEPESGLPVQNKPPEQLTMPKHEAKEKLKPESKSKVEMEPEQEKSKHRKPASVKRVSSAGLRVDSVLQRETGNFKEFFSLGRKLGQGQFGTTFLCVEKATGQEFACKSIAKRKLVTDEDVEDVRREIQIMHHLSGHPNVISIKGAYEDAIAVYVVMELCAGGELFDRIIQRGHYTERKAADLIRTIVGVVEACHSLGVMHRDLKPENFLFVNQHEDALLKTIDFGLSVFFKPGDIFNDVVGSPYYVAPEVLRKRYGPEADVWSAGVILYILLSGVPPFWAENEQGIFEQVLRGDLDFSSDPWPAISESAKDLVRKMLVRDPRRRMTAHQVLCHPWIQVDGVAPDKPLDSAVLSRLKQFSAMNKLKKMALIVIAESLSEEEIAGLKEMFKMIDTDNSGQITFEELKAGLKRFDANLKESEIYDLMQAADIDNSGTIDYGEFIAATLHLNKIEREDHLFAAFTYFDKDGSGYITQDELQQACDEFGIEDARLEEIIKEIDQDNDGRIDYNEFVAMMQNGSLPMVGRKGVEHSFSIGFRETLKL; encoded by the exons ATGGGGAACACTTGTGTTGGTCCTAGCATTAAAAATGGGTTTCTTCAGTCGGTTTCTGCGGCAATGTGGAGGTCGCAATCGCCAGATGAATTGGCATCCAATCGAGAAAGTGTAAAGGAGGAAGCAACCAATGAACCTGAATCTGGGTTGCCTGTCCAGAACAAACCTCCTGAGCAGTTAACTATGCCAAAACATGAGGCAAAAGAAAAGTTAAAACCAGAATCAAAGTCAAAAGTGGAAATGGAACCGGAACAGGAGAAGAGTAAACACAGGAAACCAGCTTCTGTGAAGAGAGTTTCGAGTGCAGGGCTTCGTGTTGATTCTGTTTTACAAAGAGAGACTGGTAATTTCAAGGAGTTCTTCAGTTTGGGAAGAAAACTTGGACAGGGACAGTTTGGGACAACATTTTTATGTGTTGAGAAGGCAACAGGACAAGAATTTGCCTGTAAATCCATTGCAAAGAGGAAGCTGGTAACTGACGAGGATGTCGAGGATGTGAGGAGAGAAATTCAGATAATGCACCACTTGTCTGGCCATCCAAATGTTATTTCCATTAAAGGTGCTTATGAGGATGCGATAGCGGTTTATGTTGTGATGGAATTATGTGCAGGTGGTGAGCTTTTCGATAGGATTATTCAGCGTGGACATTATACTGAAAGAAAGGCTGCCGATCTTATTCGGACCATAGTTGGGGTTGTGGAAGCTTGTCATTCTCTTGGTGTAATGCATAGAGACCTTAAACCTGAGAATTTTCTTTTTGTGAACCAGCATGAGGATGCACTTCTCAAAACCATTGACTTTGGATTATCCGTGTTCTTTAAGCCAG GTGATATATTTAATGATGTGGTTGGCAGCCCATATTATGTTGCCCCAGAAGTTCTGCGAAAGAGGTACGGTCCTGAAGCAGATGTTTGGAGTGCTGGAGTTATCCTGTATATTCTTTTGAGTGGAGTTCCTCCATTTTGGGCAG AAAATGAACAAGGAATATTTGAACAGGTTCTGCGTGGTGATCTTGATTTCTCGTCAGATCCCTGGCCTGCAATTTCGGAAAGTGCTAAAGATTTAGTAAGGAAAATGCTTGTTCGGGATCCTAGAAGGCGGATGACTGCCCATCAAGTACTAT GTCATCCATGGATTCAAGTTGATGGTGTAGCTCCGGACAAGCCACTTGATTCTGCTGTACTAAGTCGCCTGAAACAATTTTCTGCTATGAATAAACTTAAGAAAATGGCTCTTATA GTTATTGCAGAGAGCTTATCTGAAGAAGAAATAGCTGGCTTAAAGGAAATGTTCAAGATGATAGATACAGACAACAGTGGTCAAATAACTTTCGAAGAACTTAAAGCTGGCTTGAAAAGATTTGATGCTAATCTTAAGGAATCTGAGATCTATGATTTAATGCAAGCA GCTGATATAGATAACAGTGGAACAATTGATTACGGCGAGTTCATTGCTGCAACCTTGCATCTTAATAAGATTGAAAGAGAAGATCATTTATTTGCAGCCTTTACATACTTTGATAAAGATGGAAGTGGTTATATTACCCAAGATGAACTTCAACAGGCTTGTGATGAGTTTGGCATTGAAGATGCCCGCTTGGAAGAGATAATCAAAGAAATCGATCAAGATAAT GATGGGCGCATAGATTATAATGAGTTTGTGGCCATGATGCAGAATGGAAGCCTTCCCATGGTTGGTAGAAAGGGCGTAGAACATAGCTTCAGCATTGGTTTCAGGGAGACATTAAAACTATAA